The genome window GCAGGAAAAGATATTTTCatctaggcccgaccctacttagtataaatacatataaaaacattattttatggacttttgacatatcTTAGACTTAAGTAAGCCAAGGAGGAGGTGAAGAAGCAAAagctcaaggatttcatcattcaatcctcattCAAGATATGTTTTGGTTTAAATTAAACATTGTTaagatgaattactccatatccatggagtagttctctttagggtttgatagatttggtgtatATTGTTTTTggataattaactctagttttatgtattgaatcgttatGGTTGTTTtagttgttgcatctatattcacttgttaatgtaatcgagagaggcataacttgtgatattgttgcattatattttgttggttgaagtaATTTATTCTTCTTACCAATCGGAAGAGGCTAGTTGTATTGTTGATTAAACTaaattaggaggataatcgagagaggttctcctaaagaccaatccactacaaattcttgcatatcttcacgtgcttaaaattggttcatcttgtgaggttgacacttaatcgagagaggagtttctactaaacgtttgaactaataattgagtgaattcaagagactcacttcaacattagaagtgaattaactagactTAAATCCTGGACAATTATCTTGCAGCTATCTAATCAacccttattttctcccattgatatctgccttgcttacttttgttgcgattgtcataattaattagctctagattcttagttaattttagtttttaatcccATAATTCTCAactattgatcatcttggatagcaaccaagctataaactacgaaataatgtttaactccaatccctgtgggtatgatattatattatactaaattcgactagcgagcatattcaagtgtgtgttttgcgctagTCAAATTTGGCATCGTTAccagggattggcaatcaatagtgtttgaaatagtctatagtgctaattcaggaactgttatttttattttattttatttttccttttttatgtttggtgttctttgactgtgcgcaggctATAGGTttgattggtgcatgactcgatcttctggtAAGGAATTGCAACCATACGAACGAGAAACAACTGCGATAGTTGAGGAAGGAAGGAAATCTCACCGAGAAAGTAGataaggttgggcaatcctcaaccaaggaaGATATGTATGGAGAtaatgataatgttgatttggttgCAAGAGAGGCAGTCCAACTTAGAGAGAAAGCTACAAGGGATGCTGAAGAAGCAACACTTAGAGATTCACAAATTGCTTATGAGGAGGAGAGGGCTAGAAGAATGGCTCAGAATCTGCCCGTGGGTGCAGACGAGTTTGGAAACATAGCTCCCGGCCaagggagaccacttggtgattatgctagaccagtcTACAACCAAGGCCTATCAAGTGTGAGGCCACCTCCAGTGGCAGCTAATAATTTTGagctgaagcaagggttgctccaaacgCTTCAAAACAGTTGCGTTTTCAGagaaaagatgaacgaagatccaaacaatcatctaatggacttcgaagagattatgaacacctttcaatacaatggtgtgtcacaagatgcagtttacctaagggcattccccttcacacttaaagatgatgcaaagcactggcttcgaagcttgcctcaGGGATCCATAACTAGAAAATTTCTTGCTAAATATTACTCCTagctaaaacgggcaagtttagaagagagttCCATAACTTCTTCCAGAGTGAGACTGAAAcggtgtttgaagcttgggagaggtttaaggagatagtccAAAAGTGTCAATATAACGGAATTGAACTCTGAATGCAACTCCatgatttttgggatggattgacaccggttTCACGCAGAACATTGAGCAACGCAGTTGAAGGTCCGTTAATGAAGAAAacaccagaggagatagtcactattctcGATGAATTgtttgaagatgcaaatcagtggccctatGAATTTACTGAAAGAAGAAGGTCAaatggtgttcaccaggttgatgctaacacatctgtgcaggtacaacttgatgctatggcgaaggagataaggaagctgaccttattTTCTATACAAAGTGAGAATCACGCAacatgtgatatatgtggaagaggataccctactcatgagtgtcaagcctcaaccgAGGAAGTTAATGATGTgggtaattataacttcaatgcaatgggtcagaagcaccctgatatttcatggagttcacctgggggtacaacaaatgcatggcaacaaaataactccagaTTTCAAGAGCTCCTGGTTTTGGGAATCAGCCGAGGCCACAGTTTCAACCTCAACAACCAATTCAGTCTGGGTTAGAAGATCTGAGGAAATCCTTTATTATCAAGACTGATTAGAGATTGGATGCTCATGATGCAGCTATCAAATAACTTGGGACAATTTTGCGTAACTTGGAGAGACAAGCGAGATAAATTGCAACCATATTATATGAGAGAATCCTAGGTACTTTGCCAGCTGATACTGAAaaaaatcccaaagaaacagtaaATGCTGTAACTTTGAGAAGTGGACAAGTGTTAAAAGATCCTACTCCAATTCACAAAGAAGCTGcgcttgaaaaagaaagtggggaggaGCTAAAAATTGAAGATGATAAAAAGACTGAGAAGAAGAAATGCAAGAAGgaagctgagaaaaagaagaaggaaaagaatTCAATAAGGGATGAATCTGATGATATGAGCAAGcacatgcctgctttaccttttccccaaaagctttaTAGAGAGAACATtgacaagcaatttgagagatttttagATATGCTGAAAcaagttaatgtaaatttgccatttACTGAATTTCTCTCCCAAATGCCAGTTTATGCtaagttcttgaaggaaatcctgacgaagaagaagaagatagaagagaccttagtggtcaagctcacagagtatTGCAACGcgatcttgcaaaacaaactcccacaaaagtgtggagaccATGAAGTTTTATtataccttgctcgttaggcactcttaattttgataagtctttgtgtgattctggtgcctcaattaatttaattcctttgtctatttacataaaactagagaatgagcttggagagataaggtctgcactaatatctttgcagctggtagaccaaacaactataatacctgaggggatagtggaagatatcTTAGTtcaggtagataagtttgtatttcctgtagatttcatagtggtgaagatggaggagaataaagaggtcCCCCTTattttaggaagaccattcttagccaCGAGCAGAGAAATATTAGACATACATGATAGAAAGCTTATTCTTAGAGTGGGTGATGAGGTGGTGACTTTCGAGATGAATGTGGAGATGGGGTGAGAAAGGAGAAGCCAACTGCAAGTGTAGAGTGGAGAGTGAAAAGCTCGAAATAAAATGTCCCAGTGATTGAGaaacataagtgtggggtgtaccccaagaaggctgagaagaagctgttTGCGTGGATGTGtgttgtcatgccccaaccttggggagcatgaccgacgctcaaccgagtggaccaggtcgagcaagcctgttagacacTATCTACCCGACTCACCTATGATCCAGAGATGGCATTCTGACATTAGTTAGGCAGTAGAAAGTgcatacatatatacattactAAG of Nicotiana tomentosiformis chromosome 7, ASM39032v3, whole genome shotgun sequence contains these proteins:
- the LOC138896067 gene encoding uncharacterized protein encodes the protein MYGDNDNVDLVAREAVQLREKATRDAEEATLRDSQIAYEEERARRMAQNLPVGADEFGNIAPGQGRPLGDYARPVYNQGLSSVRPPPVAANNFELKQGLLQTLQNSCVFREKMNEDPNNHLMDFEEIMNTFQYNVEGPLMKKTPEEIVTILDELFEDANQWPYEFTERRRSNGVHQVDANTSVQVQLDAMAKEIRKLTLFSIQSENHATCDICGRGYPTHECQASTEEVNDVGNYNFNAMGQKHPDISWSSPGGTTNAWQQNNSRFQELLVLGISRGHSFNLNNQFSLGTLPADTEKNPKETVNAVTLRSGQVLKDPTPIHKEAALEKESGEELKIEDDKKTEKKKCKKEAEKKKKEKNSIRDESDDMSKHMPALPFPQKLYRENIDKQFERFLDMLKQVNVNLPFTEFLSQMPVYAKFLKEILTKKKKIEETLVVKLTEYCNAILQNKLPQKCGDHELVDQTTIIPEGIVEDILVQVDKFVFPVDFIVVKMEENKEVPLILGRPFLATSREILDIHDRKLILRVGDEVVTFEMNVEMG